A portion of the Archocentrus centrarchus isolate MPI-CPG fArcCen1 chromosome 19, fArcCen1, whole genome shotgun sequence genome contains these proteins:
- the LOC115797892 gene encoding LOW QUALITY PROTEIN: mitogen-activated protein kinase kinase kinase 14-like (The sequence of the model RefSeq protein was modified relative to this genomic sequence to represent the inferred CDS: inserted 1 base in 1 codon), whose translation MTCLPEDLALHYLHQXLGALEHLHHRRVLHLDVKVDNVLLSADCRDTFLCDFGLSETLDDSGWSTKTFRGAAFPGTETHMAPEVARGDQPCNKADVWSSCCMLLHMLNGCQPWIRYYSHPLCLQIVNEPPPLWEVPSNCNNFTAKVFRAGLQKDPERRASANELRRKTTKALRAVGGLSSWSMKTACEKLYCGQNQNEDTPCSLSHQIQNKPSHTVSAPSMYWVSPWRTTAVDEDSNDWSEGVSELETCCLTGEWDSEPKSLRDDYITDEKDWESGSDSEVDIYMGEEECIQEKWLKTERDYEGDWEEEGDEEEEEEWDSSESTEYLHALRGLFPLLQNSQQTNDSLWGSEAELEYLRDDVAKGATIETPSPEPRDDPPSCFSCSDTSPIDTSDKDSDHSSDDLSSGVFSSCNSQTDACLEWSVSASQPSSQCFEGIDIWIEDVQGKCLRIRERRRIKVGHVAIGISDQISGKTFTLETLDRKTVSFEQEIRESGLWLHCVPAPDRCQRWRWRVRDGKLELRE comes from the exons ATGACCTGCCTACCTGAAGATCTGGCCCTGCATTACCTTCATC CACTGGGGGCGCTGGAACACCTGCACCACAGAAGGGTGCTTCACTTGGATGTCAAAG TTGACAatgtgctgctgtctgcagaCTGCAGAGACACATTCCTTTGTGACTTTGGTCTCTCAGAGACTTTAGATGACAGCGGATGGAGCACCAAGACATTCAGGG GAGCTGCATTCCCTGGCACAGAGACCCACATGGCCCCAGAAGTGGCACGAGGGGATCAACCCTGCAACAAGGCGGATGTGTGGAGCAGCTGTTGTATGCTACTGCACATGCTCAATGGATGCCAGCCATGGATACGTTACTATTCCCATCCACTGTGTCTCCAG ATTGTCAACGAGCCTCCGCCTCTGTGGGAGGTGCCATCCAACTGCAACAACTTCACAGCCAAAGTGTTCAGGGCCGGACTCCAGAAGGACCCCGAAAGAAGAGCATCAGCAAATGAGCTGAGGAGGAAAACCACCAAGGCCCTCAGAGCAG TTGGAGGTCTGAGTTCTTGGTCCATGAAAACTGCCTGTGAAAAACTGTATTGTGGCCAGAACCAGAATGAAGACACTCCCTGCTCTTTGTCCCATCAGATCCAGAATAAACCATCACATACTGTCTCAGCACCTTCTATGTACTGGGTGAGCCCTTGGAGAACTACAGCAGTAGATGAGGACAGCAATGACTGGTCAGAAGGTGTCTCAGAGCTGGAGACATGTTGCTTAACTGGGGAGTGGGACTCTGAGCCAAAATCACTGAGAGATGATTACATCACCGATGAAAAAGACTGGGAGAGCGGGTCTGATTCAGAGGTAGATATATACATGGGAGAGGAGGAATGTATTCAGGAGAAGTGGCTGAAAACTGAGAGGGACTATGAAGGGGATTGGGAAGAGGAaggtgatgaagaggaggaggaagagtgggACTCTTCTGAGTCCACGGAGTATCTTCATGCTCTCCGAGGCCTTTTCCCTTTGCTGCAAAACAGTCAGCAGACAAATGACAGTTTGTGGGGATCAGAAGCAGAACTGGAGTACCTCAGAGATG ATGTAGCTAAAGGTGCCACAATCGAGACCCCGTCCCCTGAACCTCGAGATGACCCACCATCCTGTTTCAGCTGCTCAGACACATCGCCGATAGATACCTCAGACAAG gactcTGATCACTCATCTGACGACCTCAGTTCTGGTGTCTTTTCCTCCTGCAACAGTCAAACAGATGCATGCTTGGAGTGGTCAGTTtcagccagccagccatccTCACAGTGCTTTGAGG GCATTGATATCTGGATAGAGGACGTCCAGGGCAAGTGTTTGAGGATACGTGAACGCAGGCGGATCAAAGTGGGCCATGTTGCCATAGGAATTAGTGATCAG ATCTCAGGGAAAACCTTCACTTTGGAGACTCTGGACAGGAAGACGGTGTCCTTTGAACAAGAGATCAGAGAGTCTGGTCTGTGGCTCCACTGTGTTCCTGCTCCTGACAGATGCCAGCGCTGGAGGTGGAGGGTCAGAGACGGCAAGCTCGAACTTCGAGAATGA